One Candidatus Palauibacter scopulicola genomic window, GCGCACCGGTCACACTTCACGTTCGATGGAGGGGCCGTTCTCTCAGCCGATCACGGTGTCGGAGCCTTGCGGCGCGCGCTTCCGGGCAGGCCGCGGCTGACCAGAATGTCCGTTGCATACGTCGATCCGACCGCCGTGCCGAGGGACGTGACGGCATCCCGCACGGCGTCTTCCCCGCGGAGGATCGCCCTGATTCGCCCCGTGGCTCGATCCGTCACGAGCGCCATCGGAGCGTCGCTCCCGCCATCCAGCACGGCGGCGCCTTCCGGCCCCGAGAGGACGATCCGGTCGAGCGAGTGCGTCCAGCGGTCGTCGAACGGGATCGCGAAAAGGAAGCTGCCCCCGCCGTGGTCAACCCGCTCCAGGTCGAAGTTCAACCGGAACAAGCTCTCGCCGTTCGCCCCGGAACCCTCCACCCGGTAAGGCCCGCCCGAAGCCGGAAGCCTCGGCGAGGCGTCGAGCACGAAAGCGGGATCGAGCTTCAGTCTGCCGCCCGGACTCACGCGGCCCCACAGCAACAGTTGCGCGCCCCGAATGTCCCCGGTGACCGCAGCGTCGCGTCCGGGAGCCGCGTCGTTCTCGAAGCGGTGCTCCAGCGCCTTGTCGAAATGATAGTCGCTGATCCACTGGGGCCCACAGTACGTCATGAGGTCGGGAGTGGATGAGGCGACGAATTCGTCGCTGCGGAAGTCATAACCCGGCACGCCTATGTTGCCGCCCTCGTACGGATAACGGCGATCCACGCCGCGCGGATCCCCGCACGGCGCGTGTGCCAGGCCCATGTTGTGCCCGAGTTCGTGGGCCATGGTCGCGGCGTTCGACACACCGAGGCTGGTCCGAGCCCCAATCAATCCAATCCCACCTCGATCCGCGGCCACCACCGCGTACCAGTACTCGTCCAGGGCCCCGGCGCTGGTTTGGACGAGCCTGATTTCCTGGAGTATCTCCGCCATGCCCTCGTATCCGGCCCCCGTCCAGACGGGCCGTATCTCGGTAGATGTGTGGAAGGTCGGGGCGACTTCGAGACCGAGATCACCGACCGGCAGAATGTTCGTCACGAATTCGATGCTCGGGTCGTCGGGTTCGAGCGCCGAGGCCCACTCCAGCGCGCTGCTGTCGGGCGCAGGTCCGAACAGCACCGGCACGATCGTCAGATGCAGGCTCGGCATCGGCCGCACGTCGAGCCGCAGGTCACCCCGCTCCGGCAGGCGATCGAGCCTGCCCGCCGCCCTCGGCACGACGCTGTCGGGATCGATCTGAACCACCATCCGAACTCCTGGCCGCAGCACATCGCCGGGCACGACCGCGCGGAAGGACCGGTCCGGTTTCTCGGAGTCCACAAGCTCCGGAAGTCCGCCCGATGGGAACTCCATCTCGACTCTGTGCGCTTCCGATCCATCCACCTCGAAGGCCGCCCATGCGCGAGGCCGGTAGGTGTTCGCGGAGTCGGCGGTAACGAAGACCCTGAGCAGCGCCGGTCGTCCCGCGATGAGGGGGACGTCGCCCTCGAAGTTCTGTGCGGCCTGAGTCAGGTGAGCACCATGCACTGCCAGTACGGGTGAGCCCCGACAGTTCCCGGTTCCGCTGCCGCCGGCCGCACCTCGAGAATGTTCCGCGATCGAGCGCAGCCACGCCTGGAAGACCGGATCCGGAGGAGCGCAAAGGTCGGTGGACGACCAGTTGAAGCGCGCGAGCGACAGATCGATGAACTGAAGC contains:
- a CDS encoding M66 family metalloprotease, coding for MASLVVLSAVACGGEEPVAPPPPPPPAPVPTTITVVPASATLYSIGVETGLHATVRDQNDQVVHRQTISWSSGDPSVATVDDQGRVTSTGEGSVEITAALAGVEGGPQGTAEIVVDMTMTRTLVALHAETGGTDWINAENWLTGRPLRTWYGVETDLVGRVTRLNLAENGLKGLIPPALKDLERLERLDLSGNALSGPIPPELGTLWSLRALDLHGNTLNGSIPSELGGLDSLQTLDLQQNALGGSIPAEVGGLGSLQSLELQENELRGSIPSELGNLHGLQSLHVQENELTGRIPPKLGDLESLESLDLHDNPLSGPIPLQFIDLSLARFNWSSTDLCAPPDPVFQAWLRSIAEHSRGAAGGSGTGNCRGSPVLAVHGAHLTQAAQNFEGDVPLIAGRPALLRVFVTADSANTYRPRAWAAFEVDGSEAHRVEMEFPSGGLPELVDSEKPDRSFRAVVPGDVLRPGVRMVVQIDPDSVVPRAAGRLDRLPERGDLRLDVRPMPSLHLTIVPVLFGPAPDSSALEWASALEPDDPSIEFVTNILPVGDLGLEVAPTFHTSTEIRPVWTGAGYEGMAEILQEIRLVQTSAGALDEYWYAVVAADRGGIGLIGARTSLGVSNAATMAHELGHNMGLAHAPCGDPRGVDRRYPYEGGNIGVPGYDFRSDEFVASSTPDLMTYCGPQWISDYHFDKALEHRFENDAAPGRDAAVTGDIRGAQLLLWGRVSPGGRLKLDPAFVLDASPRLPASGGPYRVEGSGANGESLFRLNFDLERVDHGGGSFLFAIPFDDRWTHSLDRIVLSGPEGAAVLDGGSDAPMALVTDRATGRIRAILRGEDAVRDAVTSLGTAVGSTYATDILVSRGLPGSARRKAPTP